One genomic region from Sorangium aterium encodes:
- a CDS encoding acyl-CoA thioesterase: MPLPSLPDAPPHLTSRTPLAVRFCETDLMGIVHHANYVIYLEAGRIDWLKRRGLSYEEMVRRDLHLAVAELRIKYRQAARFGDELVIETTCREVQRVTARFSYRILRGEDVICDGDILLACLGSNLTLTRIPDDIVQLLASHETAADR, from the coding sequence ATGCCGCTCCCCTCTCTGCCCGACGCGCCCCCGCACCTCACCTCGCGCACGCCCCTGGCCGTCCGCTTCTGCGAGACGGATCTCATGGGCATCGTCCACCACGCGAACTACGTCATCTACCTGGAGGCTGGCCGCATCGACTGGCTGAAGCGCCGCGGCCTCTCCTACGAGGAGATGGTGCGGCGCGACCTTCACCTCGCCGTCGCGGAGCTGCGGATCAAGTACCGCCAGGCCGCGCGGTTCGGCGACGAGCTCGTGATCGAGACGACCTGCCGCGAGGTCCAGCGGGTCACCGCGCGCTTCAGCTACCGGATCCTCCGGGGCGAGGACGTGATCTGCGACGGCGACATCCTCCTCGCGTGCCTGGGCTCGAACCTGACGCTGACGCGGATCCCGGACGACATCGTCCAGCTCCTGGCGAGCCACGAGACGGCGGCCGATCGCTAG
- a CDS encoding HAD family hydrolase, with protein MSTLFHEKRLVPLERTRLLRSIVERAADRSEGPPVIVFDLDGTLMDNRPRVVAILHELAEEWRRKHPHAAGLLERASPDGIVYGFQDNLRRLGIDDEALHLHAFDFWRARFFNDPHIRHDVEVPGASQYARDCHAAGATLVYLTGRDLPNMALGSFASLRDLGFPIGIIGTELVVKPRFEMPDTEFKRSVAPQLSRLGQVIAVFDNEAANCNLLLGCHPRCTAVFLDTQCAPDPPPLDARVQVIHTFEREP; from the coding sequence TTGAGCACGCTGTTTCACGAGAAGCGCCTCGTCCCTCTCGAGCGGACGCGGCTCCTGAGATCCATCGTCGAGCGCGCGGCCGATCGGTCGGAGGGGCCTCCCGTGATCGTCTTCGATCTGGACGGCACCCTCATGGACAACCGGCCGCGGGTGGTCGCGATCCTCCACGAGCTGGCGGAGGAGTGGCGCCGCAAGCACCCGCACGCCGCCGGCCTGCTCGAGCGCGCGTCGCCCGACGGCATCGTGTACGGGTTCCAGGACAACCTGCGGCGGCTCGGCATCGACGACGAGGCGCTCCACCTGCACGCGTTCGATTTCTGGCGGGCCCGCTTCTTCAACGATCCGCACATCCGGCACGACGTCGAGGTGCCCGGCGCGAGCCAGTACGCGCGCGACTGCCACGCGGCGGGGGCGACCCTCGTGTACCTCACCGGCCGCGACCTGCCGAACATGGCGCTCGGCTCGTTCGCGAGCCTGCGCGATCTCGGCTTCCCCATCGGGATCATCGGCACGGAGCTCGTGGTGAAGCCGAGGTTCGAGATGCCCGACACCGAGTTCAAGCGGAGCGTCGCGCCGCAGCTCTCGCGGCTCGGGCAGGTCATCGCGGTGTTCGACAACGAGGCGGCCAACTGCAACCTGCTCCTGGGCTGCCATCCCCGCTGCACCGCGGTCTTCCTGGACACGCAGTGCGCGCCCGACCCGCCGCCGCTCGACGCGCGCGTGCAGGTGATCCACACGTTCGAGCGGGAGCCGTGA